CAAAACCTTTACTGAGTTTCTAACTGCCTTGTAAGGGTCTGCGACGACTAAAGCTTCCTTAACCAACGTTAGAGCAACATCCTTCATACTTCATCCCTCAGTCAACGAAGGCTTTTCCACCAACGAGCTCCTTAATCTTCTCGGTTGCGTCAGAGTACACTCTCTTGAACGTAATCCTCCAAAGTCCATCCATCTCTTCTATATCTACTATTTCTATGTTTAAACCGAGCTTCTCAAAGTGGGTAACCATCTTGTATGCAGTTTCTATCTTCTTAACTCTTATCTTGAACGTTTCGGCGATTTCTTCTCCCTGTTCAACATCTAAGATTCCCTCGACAAAAGGTTGAAGCAGGGCCTTTCCTAGATCTTCCGCTAGTTTTCTCAATTCTTCATCTCTGATTTTTCTCTCTGCTATATAGAAGGCTAGCCTAGATATTCTGCTTGTGAAGTACCCAGGGGGTAGTTCGTAAAATACTCTCGCTCCAATTTTGATATCATTTATATTCGCATATGGAGTGACATACTTGACTATCTTCTTCATATCTGGGCTTTTCATAACTATCCCTTCTCTCCCCTCTTCACTGAGCTTCTCTATTAAGGCGTAAAGTTCTCCTATATCATCTCTTGTGTACTTTCCGAACACTTCAACGTGAGGAATTCCATACTCTTCGGCAAGTTTAAGTCTTTCCTCTACTGGCAAGCTTTTTCCAGTGTTAATTTCTTGCACGTCGAATAAGAAGAATTTTATGTCCTCTTTAACATATGGAGGGCCTTCAACGAGATAAGGGCTTTCTGGTCCTGCCATTTCCCCAACTAGCACTAAATTTGGATTGTCCTTGAAGAATTCCTCTGGAACAAAGTCAGTTATTCTCTCTGTTGTGAATGGGCAGATAAACCCACCGCGGGTTATTGCCAATATTCTCTCTCCAACTTTAGTGACTCTGACGTTGTACCCATCAACTTTTTCTTCTACGTAGAATTCTCCCCTTTTGAAGATCCTCCTTATCCCCTTTTCAAGGTTCACGACCCTCTTAATGTGGGGAAATCCGAGAATTATCTTATCAAAGTCGAAGACTACTGTTCCACGTCTTAGTTTTCCTGCAGAGTCCTTGAATCTTAAGTACCTTAGCCCCTCGTATTCGTCTTCTACTATCCCTCCCTTGGCCTCGAGAATTTCTATTCTTTCTTCCGAGATCCCAAGGCTCGTTAGAATATCCTTAAATCTGCTACTTACCACCCTTTCCACCAGATAAATTTTGGGCTTTGAAGTTTTTAAATTAAAGTTATAATTTCCAAAACTTTTATTAAATATTCAGCATTTATAAATTTGTGAAAATTGCAGGAGGTGTGTCGAAGTGTTCGAAGAAATAAACAGCTTTGAAGTTGCCTTTAAGAAGTTACTTGAAGATGTCCTCGAATTTGATGTGAAAAAGGCCTTGGAAGACGTTGATAAAGTTATCTGTATAGAGCCTCACCCTGACGATTGTGTAATTGGGATGGGGGGGACGATAAGGAAGTTAACTGAGAGAGGTGTCGAGGTAGTTTACCTCTGTATGACCGATGGCTATATGGGAACCATGGATGAGGGATTAACTGGCCACGAGCTCGCTACAATAAGGAGAAGAGAGGAAGAGGAAAGCGCGAGAATGCTTGGAGTCAAGAAAATATACTGGCTGAATTACAGGGATACTGAGTTGCCTTATACGAGGGAAGTTAGAAAGGACATTGTTAAGATAATCAGGAAGGAAAAGCCTGATGGGGTGTTCCTTCCAGATCCTTGGCTTCCATATGAGGCCCATCCAGATCACAGAACTACGGGTTTCTTGGCCTTAGATGCAGTTGCTTTCTCTCCACTACCAAACTTCTCAAACGTTGATTTAGATATAGGCCTAAAACCTCA
This is a stretch of genomic DNA from Pyrococcus sp. ST04. It encodes these proteins:
- a CDS encoding RNA ligase, whose product is MVSSRFKDILTSLGISEERIEILEAKGGIVEDEYEGLRYLRFKDSAGKLRRGTVVFDFDKIILGFPHIKRVVNLEKGIRRIFKRGEFYVEEKVDGYNVRVTKVGERILAITRGGFICPFTTERITDFVPEEFFKDNPNLVLVGEMAGPESPYLVEGPPYVKEDIKFFLFDVQEINTGKSLPVEERLKLAEEYGIPHVEVFGKYTRDDIGELYALIEKLSEEGREGIVMKSPDMKKIVKYVTPYANINDIKIGARVFYELPPGYFTSRISRLAFYIAERKIRDEELRKLAEDLGKALLQPFVEGILDVEQGEEIAETFKIRVKKIETAYKMVTHFEKLGLNIEIVDIEEMDGLWRITFKRVYSDATEKIKELVGGKAFVD
- a CDS encoding PIG-L deacetylase family protein codes for the protein MFEEINSFEVAFKKLLEDVLEFDVKKALEDVDKVICIEPHPDDCVIGMGGTIRKLTERGVEVVYLCMTDGYMGTMDEGLTGHELATIRRREEEESARMLGVKKIYWLNYRDTELPYTREVRKDIVKIIRKEKPDGVFLPDPWLPYEAHPDHRTTGFLALDAVAFSPLPNFSNVDLDIGLKPHTVSFVALYYTNKPNYFVDITDVMELKLKAIRAHRSQFPDDIWETWEPFLRTVALFYGQKAGVKYAEGFRVMPGLFYHITPFADLI